The following are from one region of the Amycolatopsis sp. QT-25 genome:
- a CDS encoding ADP-ribosylglycohydrolase family protein, translating to MLVELAIGDAYGGSFEHAYPSFVAEHNTLAGYVPHPGQPGVPAGRYTDDTQMTIAIAELLVSGRRWTPSLLAEHFVHAYHRDPHDGYAPRFHQLLSEVRDGEELLRRLKPQSDKSGAAMRAGPIGVLPTVDDVLYHAKLQARITHDTPAGIAAAQAAALAVHYCHHGLGPPAEVARWIENVLPADVGHGGWARPWSGKVGPQGWMSVRAALTVLTESRSLSEMLQRSVAFTGDVDTVATIALAAASRSPEVARDLPPVLWRDLENGEYGRDYLVKLDERLLHI from the coding sequence ATGCTGGTCGAACTGGCCATTGGCGACGCGTACGGAGGTTCCTTCGAGCACGCGTACCCGAGTTTCGTCGCCGAGCACAACACGCTGGCCGGTTACGTGCCGCATCCCGGCCAGCCCGGGGTCCCGGCGGGTCGCTACACCGACGACACGCAGATGACGATCGCGATCGCGGAACTGCTCGTCTCCGGACGGCGATGGACACCGTCGCTGCTGGCCGAGCACTTCGTGCACGCCTATCACCGCGATCCGCACGACGGTTACGCGCCGCGCTTCCATCAACTGCTCAGCGAGGTCCGGGACGGCGAGGAGCTGCTGCGACGGCTGAAGCCGCAGAGCGACAAGAGCGGGGCGGCCATGCGCGCCGGGCCGATCGGGGTCCTGCCGACCGTCGACGACGTCCTCTACCACGCGAAACTACAGGCCAGGATCACGCACGACACCCCGGCCGGGATCGCCGCGGCGCAGGCCGCCGCACTGGCGGTGCACTACTGCCACCATGGGCTGGGCCCGCCGGCGGAGGTCGCGCGGTGGATCGAGAACGTCCTGCCCGCCGACGTCGGCCACGGCGGCTGGGCGCGACCGTGGTCGGGCAAGGTCGGACCGCAGGGCTGGATGAGCGTCCGAGCCGCGCTGACCGTGCTCACGGAAAGCCGGAGCCTGAGCGAAATGCTCCAGCGCTCGGTCGCGTTCACCGGCGACGTCGACACCGTCGCGACCATCGCGCTGGCCGCCGCGTCACGTTCGCCCGAAGTGGCGCGGGATCTGCCGCCGGTGTTGTGGCGCGATCTGGAGAACGGCGAGTACGGCCGCGACTATCTGGTGAAGCTCGACGAACGGCTGCTGCACATCTGA
- a CDS encoding M14 family metallopeptidase — protein sequence MSTRRRIGGALAATGLALLAVTTPVANARTGDPARGLYSVEGASTAEKRTEVARAGVDVAGSRGGALTVVATPAQAASLRANGFGLKPLGDFDSMLKQRSDRAGTAAVAGDFPPGDEAYHTYAETTAELRKAAKDHGDIATLSSVGKSYEGRELNLLKISDNAGTDETEPEVLFTCNQHAREHLTTEMCLRIVQRFTSGYASDPALKKLVDEHEIFVLPNVNPDGSEYDIAGGEYQGWRKTRKPVPGSGAIGTDPNRNWDYKWSCCGGSSDDPSAADYHGPSAFSEPETKAVAEFVDSRVVGGAQQIKTHIDFHTFSELVLWPYGYTQAETDTGLSAEEAKRFADVGKKMAATNGYTPEQSSDLYVTDGDVNDWAWGKHKILSYTFEMYPKDGGIDGFYPPASVIPEQTARNDKAVDILITEAGAPAPTASPSSKSADGRT from the coding sequence ATGTCCACACGCCGTCGCATCGGGGGCGCCTTGGCCGCCACAGGGCTCGCCCTGCTGGCCGTCACGACGCCCGTCGCGAACGCCCGGACCGGTGACCCGGCGAGAGGGCTGTACTCGGTGGAGGGTGCGTCCACCGCCGAGAAGCGCACCGAGGTGGCCCGCGCCGGTGTCGACGTCGCGGGCTCGCGCGGTGGCGCGCTGACCGTCGTCGCCACGCCCGCTCAGGCCGCGAGCCTGCGCGCGAACGGATTCGGCCTCAAGCCGCTCGGCGACTTCGACAGCATGCTGAAACAACGGAGTGATCGGGCAGGCACCGCGGCGGTCGCGGGTGACTTCCCGCCGGGTGACGAGGCGTATCACACCTACGCCGAAACGACCGCGGAGCTGCGAAAAGCCGCGAAGGATCACGGAGACATCGCGACGCTGTCCAGCGTCGGCAAGTCCTACGAAGGCCGCGAGCTGAACCTGCTGAAGATCAGCGACAACGCGGGCACGGACGAAACCGAGCCCGAGGTGCTGTTCACCTGCAACCAGCACGCGCGCGAACACCTCACCACCGAGATGTGCTTGCGGATCGTGCAGCGGTTCACCAGCGGCTACGCGTCCGACCCTGCCCTCAAGAAGCTGGTCGACGAGCACGAAATCTTCGTGCTCCCGAACGTCAACCCGGACGGTTCCGAATACGACATCGCCGGCGGCGAGTACCAAGGCTGGCGCAAAACGCGCAAACCCGTGCCGGGCAGCGGCGCGATCGGCACCGACCCGAACCGCAACTGGGACTACAAGTGGAGCTGCTGCGGCGGGTCGAGCGACGACCCGTCCGCCGCGGACTACCACGGTCCGTCGGCGTTCTCCGAGCCCGAGACCAAGGCCGTCGCGGAGTTCGTGGACTCCCGTGTGGTCGGTGGCGCGCAGCAGATCAAGACGCACATCGACTTCCACACCTTCTCGGAACTGGTGCTCTGGCCGTACGGCTACACCCAGGCCGAGACCGACACGGGCCTGAGCGCGGAAGAAGCGAAACGCTTCGCCGACGTCGGCAAGAAGATGGCCGCCACCAACGGTTACACGCCGGAGCAGTCCAGCGATCTGTACGTCACCGACGGCGACGTCAACGACTGGGCGTGGGGCAAGCACAAGATCCTCAGCTACACCTTCGAGATGTACCCGAAGGACGGCGGCATCGACGGCTTCTACCCACCCGCTTCGGTGATACCGGAGCAGACGGCCCGCAACGACAAGGCCGTCGACATCCTGATCACCGAGGCGGGCGCCCCGGCGCCGACGGCCAGCCCGAGTTCGAAATCCGCCGACGGCAGGACGTAG
- a CDS encoding pyridoxal 5'-phosphate synthase, with translation MNRTLRGWPSFPEQLPEFDTEATPSTPRELFLAWLDEAGEHVLAPHAVTLSTVDADGVPDARVVILKDVDEDTWAVATSSESPKGVQLAKNPFAALTFFWPGRGRQVRLRGPVSLAEPEVSAADFTARPPASRVEAFVGRQSQVLEDPADLDRAAAEAERWVEENPGVAPETWTRYLVTPSEVEFWQASHDRRHRRLRYRREHSTWRKDRLWP, from the coding sequence ATGAACCGCACGTTGCGCGGCTGGCCGTCGTTTCCCGAGCAACTTCCGGAGTTCGACACCGAGGCCACACCGTCGACTCCGCGCGAGCTCTTCCTGGCATGGCTCGACGAAGCGGGTGAGCACGTCCTGGCGCCGCACGCCGTCACTCTGTCCACAGTGGACGCCGACGGGGTACCGGACGCGCGGGTCGTGATCCTCAAGGACGTCGACGAGGACACCTGGGCGGTCGCGACGAGCTCCGAAAGCCCGAAAGGTGTTCAGCTGGCGAAGAATCCGTTCGCCGCGCTGACCTTCTTCTGGCCGGGACGAGGCCGTCAGGTCCGCCTGCGCGGTCCGGTCTCGCTCGCCGAGCCCGAGGTGTCCGCGGCCGATTTCACCGCCCGGCCGCCGGCGTCCCGGGTGGAGGCGTTCGTCGGCAGGCAGTCCCAGGTGCTCGAGGATCCGGCCGATCTCGACCGCGCGGCCGCGGAAGCGGAGCGGTGGGTCGAAGAGAACCCCGGCGTGGCACCGGAAACCTGGACTCGGTATCTGGTGACGCCGTCCGAAGTGGAGTTCTGGCAGGCGAGCCACGACCGGCGGCACCGGCGGCTGCGCTACCGGCGCGAGCACAGCACCTGGCGCAAAGACCGCCTCTGGCCGTGA
- a CDS encoding DUF2020 domain-containing protein codes for MRRLLILPLAVPLLAACGPTEQPPSAASSPAPSTTAAPSIPPAPEPTGKGPCPYLSTDFVSDANGQKVSKVKTSADQPHPTCFFYALSGKLQLTVRVYVGEPAVAKALVDQAAPIDTSNPADEPAGWKGGYQPTGEGAVYAVSKAGNAVVVTTNQKQSIKARTVAKEAIGELKL; via the coding sequence ATGCGACGTCTTCTGATCTTGCCGCTCGCCGTGCCGCTGCTGGCGGCCTGCGGGCCGACGGAACAGCCGCCGTCCGCGGCGAGTTCGCCCGCGCCGTCGACCACCGCGGCGCCCAGCATCCCGCCCGCCCCGGAGCCCACCGGCAAAGGCCCGTGCCCGTACCTGAGCACCGACTTCGTTTCGGACGCCAACGGGCAGAAGGTCTCCAAGGTCAAAACCTCGGCCGACCAGCCGCATCCGACTTGTTTCTTCTACGCGCTCAGCGGGAAACTGCAGCTCACCGTGCGCGTGTACGTCGGAGAACCCGCGGTGGCCAAGGCGCTGGTGGATCAGGCGGCGCCGATCGACACCTCCAATCCGGCCGACGAACCGGCGGGCTGGAAGGGCGGCTACCAGCCGACCGGAGAAGGCGCCGTCTACGCCGTTTCGAAGGCCGGGAACGCGGTAGTCGTAACCACCAATCAGAAGCAGAGCATCAAGGCACGTACGGTGGCGAAGGAGGCTATCGGTGAGCTGAAGCTCTAG
- a CDS encoding peptidylprolyl isomerase: protein MKLVTESKGPLSGGALKATLHTNQGDINLNLFPDHAPKTVANFVGLAEGSKEYTQPNAQGANSGPFYDGSIFHRVIDGFMLQGGDPTGTGRGGPGYKFGDEFHPELQFSKPYLLAMANAGPGTNGSQFFITVAPTTHLNFKHTIFGEVADQASREVVDAIGRTATGPADRPLQDIVIERVSVSREG, encoded by the coding sequence ATGAAGCTCGTGACTGAAAGCAAGGGACCCCTCAGTGGTGGCGCGTTGAAAGCCACTCTGCACACCAACCAGGGTGACATCAACCTGAACCTGTTCCCCGACCACGCGCCGAAAACGGTCGCGAACTTCGTCGGGCTCGCCGAGGGCAGCAAGGAGTACACCCAGCCCAACGCGCAGGGTGCGAACTCGGGCCCGTTCTACGACGGGTCGATCTTCCACCGCGTCATCGACGGCTTCATGCTCCAGGGCGGCGACCCGACCGGCACCGGCCGCGGCGGCCCCGGCTACAAGTTCGGTGACGAGTTCCACCCGGAACTCCAGTTCTCCAAGCCGTATCTGCTGGCCATGGCCAACGCCGGACCCGGCACCAACGGTTCGCAGTTCTTCATCACCGTCGCGCCGACGACGCACCTCAACTTCAAGCACACCATCTTCGGCGAGGTCGCGGACCAGGCCTCCCGCGAGGTCGTCGACGCGATCGGCCGCACGGCGACCGGTCCCGCCGACCGTCCGCTCCAGGACATCGTCATCGAGAGGGTCAGCGTCAGCCGCGAGGGCTGA
- a CDS encoding rhomboid family intramembrane serine protease: MSQPPNPQYQQAAMPGCWWHPNRPTGLSCSRCERPACPDCLREAAVGFHCTDCVQAGRQQDRVQQKQYRDAGYGATTIAGARPPRTAVVTPVLLAINVVVFFVTVALAGSLSSNNISEFFQLGNLDNVPTLAGNEWWRIFTSGFLHFGLLHIASNAFSLWFVGRPLEVALGRVPFAVLYLVSMLGGSAACLVFSDLGAYPVVGASGAIFGLIGAYTVIVIKLRLNPTWLLIILGLNVFITFQVPNISILAHAGGFVAGLLVTFALLYAPEKDRLKWQIGGIAIVVVAIVGLIVWKDTQTISAAFCDITSIQGQRVYGCYR; encoded by the coding sequence GTGAGCCAACCACCGAATCCCCAGTACCAGCAGGCCGCCATGCCCGGCTGCTGGTGGCACCCGAACCGGCCGACCGGGCTGAGCTGTTCGCGCTGCGAGCGTCCGGCCTGCCCGGACTGCCTGCGCGAAGCGGCCGTGGGCTTCCACTGCACCGACTGCGTCCAGGCGGGCCGCCAGCAGGATCGCGTCCAGCAGAAGCAGTACCGCGACGCCGGTTACGGCGCGACCACCATCGCCGGCGCCCGGCCGCCTCGGACGGCCGTCGTGACGCCGGTCCTCCTGGCGATCAACGTCGTCGTCTTCTTCGTCACCGTCGCACTGGCCGGCAGCCTTTCGAGCAACAACATCTCGGAGTTCTTCCAGCTCGGCAATCTGGACAACGTGCCGACCCTCGCGGGCAACGAATGGTGGCGGATCTTCACCTCGGGGTTCCTGCACTTCGGCCTGCTGCACATCGCGAGCAACGCCTTCTCGCTGTGGTTCGTGGGCCGTCCGCTGGAGGTCGCGCTCGGTCGCGTCCCGTTCGCGGTGCTCTATCTCGTGTCGATGCTCGGCGGCTCGGCGGCGTGCCTGGTGTTCTCGGACCTCGGCGCCTACCCGGTGGTCGGTGCCTCCGGTGCCATCTTCGGGCTCATCGGCGCGTACACGGTCATCGTCATCAAACTCAGGCTGAACCCGACCTGGTTGCTGATCATCCTCGGCCTGAACGTCTTCATCACCTTCCAGGTACCGAACATCTCGATCCTCGCGCACGCGGGTGGGTTCGTAGCCGGCCTTTTGGTGACCTTCGCGCTGCTCTACGCGCCGGAGAAAGACCGGCTCAAGTGGCAGATCGGCGGGATCGCGATCGTCGTCGTCGCGATCGTCGGGCTCATCGTCTGGAAGGACACTCAGACGATCTCCGCCGCGTTCTGCGATATCACGTCGATCCAGGGTCAGCGGGTCTACGGCTGCTACCGGTAA
- a CDS encoding PH domain-containing protein, producing the protein MAWGITLALLAGVLWLAIGGDVGGTILTGVAMLSTGALALHGTLLRPRLAAGPGGILARTVGGAHRYSWTEARFRLRTTRRLGRDSVTLEVESGDHLLVFGRIDLGEDPRDVLDVLTAFKGQALS; encoded by the coding sequence GTGGCGTGGGGGATCACCCTGGCGTTGCTGGCAGGTGTGCTGTGGCTGGCCATCGGCGGCGACGTCGGCGGCACGATCCTGACCGGGGTCGCGATGCTCTCCACGGGAGCGCTCGCCCTGCACGGCACCCTGCTCCGTCCCCGGCTGGCGGCCGGGCCCGGCGGAATCCTCGCCAGGACCGTCGGTGGCGCGCACCGCTATTCCTGGACCGAAGCCCGGTTCCGGCTGCGCACGACGCGACGACTCGGCCGGGACAGTGTGACCCTCGAGGTCGAATCCGGCGACCACTTGCTGGTGTTCGGCCGGATCGACCTCGGCGAGGACCCCAGGGACGTCCTGGACGTCCTCACCGCCTTCAAGGGTCAGGCGTTGTCGTAG
- the crgA gene encoding cell division protein CrgA, with protein MPKSKVRKKTAYTPPTDRRTPVKVKAAGPSNLFYKIVMFGLMLVGLMWLVVNYIAGDKIPFMADLGNTNFAIGFVLMIAGLLMTMRWR; from the coding sequence ATGCCGAAGTCCAAGGTCCGCAAGAAGACGGCGTACACCCCGCCGACCGATCGCCGCACGCCGGTGAAGGTCAAGGCGGCGGGCCCGTCGAACCTGTTCTACAAGATCGTGATGTTCGGCCTCATGCTGGTCGGCCTGATGTGGCTGGTCGTCAACTACATCGCGGGCGACAAGATCCCCTTCATGGCGGATCTGGGCAACACGAACTTCGCCATCGGTTTCGTGCTGATGATCGCCGGTTTGCTCATGACGATGCGGTGGCGGTGA
- a CDS encoding class E sortase, with translation MAGPPPRRRPAPPPGSTEETVVFEPVGGGTTTEERPPPRELGKGGAAIRTVGELLITAGLVVLLFMVYEVYVTDLFSAGKQSEASSELDGDWSKDRQLHPDLVDGKAFARIHIPVFGADFNFTIQEGTTEAALEVGPGHYKGTALPGEPGNFAIAGHRVGKGAPFNDLDNLASCDQIIIETQTDFYIYKVLPYKDEVEGWAAGKGADPKCRNVGTLRDPNAVDGGAYGETNGRRIVFPTKGETVNPVPYKDPEILPKAEQVSLLTLTTCHPKFSAKERLIIHAVLAQQVPKNQVGSYAELLPKISEAR, from the coding sequence ATGGCCGGGCCGCCACCGCGTCGCCGTCCCGCGCCGCCGCCGGGGTCGACCGAGGAGACCGTCGTCTTCGAACCGGTCGGCGGAGGCACCACGACCGAGGAACGCCCGCCGCCGCGCGAGCTGGGCAAGGGCGGCGCCGCCATCCGGACCGTGGGCGAACTGCTCATCACCGCCGGCCTGGTGGTGCTGCTGTTCATGGTCTACGAGGTCTACGTGACCGACCTCTTCTCCGCGGGCAAGCAGTCCGAGGCGAGTTCGGAACTCGACGGCGACTGGTCGAAGGACCGGCAGCTGCACCCCGACCTGGTCGACGGGAAGGCGTTCGCCAGGATCCACATCCCGGTGTTCGGCGCCGACTTCAACTTCACCATCCAGGAAGGCACCACCGAGGCCGCGCTCGAAGTGGGCCCCGGCCACTACAAGGGCACGGCGCTGCCGGGCGAGCCGGGCAACTTCGCCATCGCCGGCCACCGCGTCGGCAAGGGCGCGCCGTTCAACGATCTGGACAACCTCGCTTCGTGCGATCAGATCATCATCGAGACGCAGACGGACTTCTACATCTACAAGGTGCTGCCCTACAAGGACGAGGTCGAGGGCTGGGCCGCGGGCAAGGGCGCCGACCCGAAGTGCAGGAACGTCGGGACGCTGCGTGATCCGAACGCCGTGGACGGCGGCGCCTACGGCGAGACCAACGGCCGCCGCATCGTGTTCCCCACCAAGGGCGAGACGGTGAACCCGGTGCCGTACAAGGACCCGGAGATCCTGCCGAAGGCCGAGCAGGTCTCGCTGCTCACGCTGACGACGTGTCACCCGAAGTTCTCGGCGAAGGAACGGCTCATCATCCACGCGGTGCTGGCTCAGCAGGTGCCGAAGAACCAGGTCGGCTCCTACGCCGAACTCCTGCCCAAGATCTCGGAGGCGCGCTGA
- a CDS encoding LLM class flavin-dependent oxidoreductase yields MVQRSECPVAARFGVFLVSGRFPGQEDADVLRRSVDAAVAAERAGFDDVWFAEHHFMPYGVCPSAITLAAHVLGRTERIVVGTAVSVLSVAHPVALAEQWSLLDAVSGGRLRIGVGRGGPWQDLEVFGTGAPRYETGFEESLDLVLAAMTAETVSAGGDHFRFREVPMVPRPERAPRLVVACGDAGSRAVRLAADRGLPMLLGLHTDDDGKIETLAAYGDSAAEHVSTVLCQVGDDAVDVVRSALPGSLKEGFAGHVYLDGRRGLDKDPVSYTDKLCEMHPIGGVEYCVDRLGTSIRRTGVSHVIMMVEASGTPEGTLENIARIGKEVLPALRNC; encoded by the coding sequence TTGGTTCAACGAAGTGAGTGTCCAGTAGCCGCGCGATTCGGCGTCTTCCTCGTTTCCGGACGGTTTCCCGGGCAGGAGGACGCCGATGTCCTGCGCCGGTCGGTCGACGCCGCCGTCGCCGCCGAGCGGGCCGGGTTCGACGACGTGTGGTTCGCGGAGCACCACTTCATGCCGTACGGCGTCTGTCCGTCCGCGATCACCCTCGCCGCGCACGTACTGGGCCGCACCGAGCGGATCGTGGTCGGTACCGCGGTGAGCGTGCTGTCGGTCGCGCATCCGGTGGCGCTCGCCGAACAGTGGTCGCTGCTCGACGCGGTTTCCGGTGGACGGCTGCGGATCGGCGTCGGCCGGGGCGGGCCCTGGCAGGACCTCGAGGTCTTCGGCACCGGAGCTCCCCGATATGAAACGGGATTCGAAGAGAGCCTCGACCTGGTGCTCGCGGCGATGACGGCGGAGACGGTTTCGGCAGGCGGCGACCACTTCCGGTTCCGTGAGGTGCCGATGGTGCCGCGACCGGAACGCGCTCCGCGCCTGGTCGTGGCCTGCGGGGACGCCGGCTCGCGTGCGGTCCGGCTCGCCGCCGATCGCGGGCTGCCGATGTTGCTCGGCCTGCACACCGACGACGACGGCAAGATCGAAACCCTCGCCGCGTACGGCGATTCCGCCGCCGAACATGTCTCGACGGTGCTGTGCCAGGTCGGGGACGACGCGGTGGACGTCGTGCGGTCCGCGCTGCCGGGCTCCCTGAAGGAGGGGTTCGCCGGGCACGTGTATCTCGACGGCAGGCGGGGGCTGGACAAGGATCCGGTGTCCTACACCGACAAGCTGTGCGAGATGCACCCGATCGGCGGCGTGGAGTACTGCGTCGACAGGCTGGGAACGAGCATCCGGCGTACCGGGGTCTCCCACGTGATCATGATGGTGGAAGCGTCCGGTACGCCGGAGGGAACGCTCGAGAACATCGCGCGGATCGGGAAAGAGGTCCTGCCCGCGCTGCGGAACTGCTAG
- a CDS encoding SCO5389 family protein, with protein MSLDVSPALLEKAERGEVSDAEFVACVRESLPYAWTVITGVIAEAEGAADGFADNETPPPSEAERGQLLRALASDSIRGGLERHFGVKLAFQNCHRVAAFKPSQVDSDRYRAFVSVRGQLLNQSPELRDC; from the coding sequence ATGTCTCTGGATGTATCGCCCGCGCTGCTGGAGAAGGCCGAGCGCGGGGAGGTCTCCGACGCCGAATTCGTCGCCTGTGTCCGGGAATCCCTGCCGTACGCCTGGACCGTGATCACCGGTGTCATCGCGGAGGCCGAGGGCGCGGCCGACGGGTTCGCCGACAACGAGACACCGCCGCCGAGCGAGGCCGAACGCGGTCAGCTGCTGCGGGCGCTGGCCTCGGACTCCATCCGCGGCGGGCTGGAACGGCACTTCGGCGTCAAGCTGGCGTTCCAGAACTGCCACCGGGTCGCCGCGTTCAAACCGTCCCAAGTGGACAGTGACCGCTACCGCGCGTTCGTCTCGGTGCGCGGGCAGCTGCTGAACCAGAGCCCGGAACTCCGCGACTGCTAG
- a CDS encoding FAD-dependent oxidoreductase → MGAGPAGIYAADILDKSDADVTIDLFERMPAPFGLIRYGVAPDHPRIKGIVTALHKVLDKPNIRLLGNVDYGTDLKLDDLRQFYDAVIFSTGAMADRALDIPGIDLDGSYGAADFVSWYDGHPDVPRTWPLTATSVAVLGVGNVALDVARILAKTADELLSTDIPDNVYQGLKASPVTDVHVFGRRGPAQAKFTPLELRELDHSPNVEVIVHPEDIEFDEGSIAALRASKQIDMVVKTLQEWAIRDQGDRPKRLHLHFLHSPTEVLGEDGRVVGLRTERTELTGDGTVRGTGEFHDWDVQAVYRAVGYLSSHLPEIPFDHTTGTVPNQAGRVLDIDEDQVPGVYVTGWIKRGPVGLIGHTKGDAAETIASLLADAEKLTAPAVDDPDAILGFLTERGIPFTTWEGWGKLDAHEKSLGVPHGRERVKVVEREEMTRISRD, encoded by the coding sequence GTGGGTGCCGGTCCGGCCGGTATCTACGCCGCCGACATCCTCGACAAGTCCGACGCCGACGTGACGATCGACCTGTTCGAGCGCATGCCGGCGCCGTTCGGGCTGATCCGGTACGGCGTCGCACCCGACCATCCCCGGATCAAGGGCATCGTCACCGCCCTGCACAAGGTCCTCGACAAGCCGAACATCCGCCTGCTGGGCAACGTCGACTACGGGACCGACCTGAAGCTCGACGACCTGCGCCAGTTCTACGACGCGGTGATCTTCTCCACCGGCGCCATGGCCGACCGCGCGCTGGACATCCCCGGGATCGACCTCGACGGCAGCTACGGCGCCGCGGACTTCGTCTCCTGGTACGACGGGCATCCGGACGTGCCGCGCACCTGGCCGCTGACCGCGACGTCGGTCGCCGTCCTCGGTGTCGGGAACGTGGCGCTCGACGTGGCGCGGATCCTCGCGAAGACCGCGGACGAGCTGCTCAGCACCGACATCCCGGACAACGTCTACCAGGGGCTGAAGGCCAGCCCGGTCACCGACGTGCACGTGTTCGGCCGCCGCGGTCCGGCACAGGCGAAGTTCACGCCGCTGGAGCTGCGCGAGCTGGACCACTCGCCGAACGTCGAGGTCATCGTCCACCCCGAGGACATCGAGTTCGACGAGGGCAGCATCGCCGCGCTGCGGGCGTCGAAGCAGATCGACATGGTCGTGAAGACGCTGCAGGAGTGGGCGATCCGCGACCAGGGCGACCGGCCGAAGCGGCTGCACCTGCACTTCCTGCACTCACCGACGGAGGTCCTCGGCGAGGACGGTCGCGTGGTCGGGCTGCGGACCGAGCGCACCGAACTGACCGGTGACGGCACCGTGCGCGGCACCGGCGAGTTCCACGACTGGGACGTCCAGGCCGTCTATCGCGCGGTGGGTTACCTCTCGTCGCATCTGCCGGAGATCCCGTTCGACCACACCACCGGGACCGTGCCGAACCAGGCGGGCCGGGTGCTGGACATCGACGAGGACCAGGTGCCGGGCGTCTACGTGACCGGCTGGATCAAACGCGGCCCGGTCGGCCTCATCGGGCACACCAAGGGCGACGCGGCCGAAACGATCGCGAGCCTGCTGGCCGACGCCGAGAAGCTGACGGCCCCGGCCGTCGACGACCCCGACGCGATCCTCGGTTTCCTGACCGAACGCGGCATTCCCTTCACCACCTGGGAAGGCTGGGGCAAACTCGACGCCCACGAGAAGTCCCTCGGCGTCCCGCACGGCCGGGAACGCGTGAAGGTCGTGGAGCGCGAAGAGATGACTCGGATCTCCAGGGACTGA
- a CDS encoding aminodeoxychorismate/anthranilate synthase component II encodes MRVLVVDNYDSFVYNLVQYLAQLGADCTVWRNDVVDVDKLGEFDAVLVSPGPGTPERAGQSMDVIRECAERRIPMLGVCLGHQALGVVFGATVDRAPELLHGKTSQVHHSGEGVLAGLPAEFTATRYHSLTVLPETIDDAVFEITGRTESGVVMGMRHRELPLEGVQFHPESVLTQGGHRMLANWMASAGHPVPEVTVDELEQATRALQKAAAA; translated from the coding sequence ATGCGCGTGCTCGTCGTCGACAACTACGACAGTTTTGTCTACAACCTGGTCCAGTACCTGGCCCAGCTCGGCGCCGACTGCACCGTCTGGCGCAACGACGTGGTGGACGTCGACAAGCTCGGCGAGTTCGACGCGGTGCTCGTCTCTCCTGGCCCGGGCACCCCCGAACGGGCAGGTCAGAGCATGGACGTCATCCGCGAATGCGCCGAGCGGCGCATCCCGATGCTCGGCGTCTGCCTCGGCCACCAGGCCCTTGGTGTGGTCTTCGGCGCCACCGTCGATCGCGCCCCGGAACTACTGCACGGCAAGACCAGTCAGGTCCACCATTCGGGCGAAGGGGTGTTGGCCGGACTCCCTGCGGAATTCACCGCCACGCGGTACCACTCGCTGACCGTTTTGCCCGAAACCATCGACGACGCCGTGTTCGAGATCACAGGCCGCACGGAGTCCGGTGTCGTGATGGGCATGCGGCACCGCGAGCTGCCGCTCGAAGGCGTCCAGTTCCACCCCGAGTCCGTCCTCACCCAGGGCGGGCATCGGATGCTGGCGAACTGGATGGCGTCCGCCGGCCACCCGGTCCCCGAAGTCACGGTCGACGAACTCGAACAGGCGACCCGTGCGCTCCAGAAGGCCGCTGCTGCGTGA